In Pseudomonas poae, a single genomic region encodes these proteins:
- a CDS encoding restriction endonuclease subunit S, with translation MDGVPSIGAESIVRIGEFDYSKTKYVSAEFFEKMKSGGLQTHDVLLYKDGGKPGVFLPRVSMFGNGFPFEKCGINEHVFRMRLKEPFSQAFLYYWLWSDAVMHELKHRGGKAAIPGINQSDVKELKLLVPSKHVLMRFDEITSPLVSTIFSNSKQARTLTQLRDTLLPRLISGQMRLSEAEAQIEEVCA, from the coding sequence ATGGACGGAGTTCCTAGCATTGGTGCTGAAAGCATTGTACGAATTGGAGAGTTTGATTACTCAAAGACCAAGTATGTATCTGCTGAATTTTTTGAAAAGATGAAGTCTGGTGGGCTTCAAACGCACGATGTCCTTCTTTACAAAGATGGTGGGAAGCCTGGGGTGTTTTTACCCAGAGTTTCTATGTTTGGAAATGGCTTTCCCTTTGAAAAATGCGGGATAAATGAGCACGTTTTCCGAATGCGCCTAAAAGAACCTTTTAGTCAGGCATTTCTTTACTACTGGCTTTGGAGCGATGCAGTGATGCACGAACTAAAGCATCGCGGTGGGAAGGCTGCAATACCAGGTATTAACCAGTCGGATGTGAAGGAACTCAAGCTGCTTGTCCCAAGCAAGCATGTTTTGATGCGTTTTGATGAGATTACGTCGCCGCTAGTTAGCACGATTTTCTCCAATTCCAAGCAAGCCCGAACGCTCACCCAGCTCCGCGATACGCTGCTACCGCGCCTGATCTCCGGCCAGATGCGCCTGTCGGAAGCCGAGGCGCAGATCGAAGAGGTTTGTGCGTGA
- the radC gene encoding DNA repair protein RadC, with protein sequence MKYHKLIAGETTGTYVMDSPVTEADILQMAQQLAMSRLAKGRALTEPKQVFSHLQTLLRYHEHEIFALLLLDTKHRVIGFRELFRGTLDGANVYPREVVKIALEHNAAAVILVHNHPSGDPEPSQADRTLTTTLKNALNLVGTRILDHVVVGHEGCVSLAERGYL encoded by the coding sequence ATGAAATATCACAAGCTAATAGCCGGTGAAACGACCGGTACCTATGTCATGGACTCCCCTGTCACCGAAGCTGACATCCTGCAGATGGCTCAACAACTGGCGATGAGTCGCCTAGCTAAAGGTCGGGCCCTGACTGAACCGAAGCAGGTCTTCAGCCACCTGCAAACACTGCTGCGGTACCACGAGCACGAAATCTTTGCATTACTGCTGCTCGATACCAAACACCGGGTGATTGGTTTCAGGGAGCTATTCCGGGGCACGCTGGATGGTGCCAACGTGTATCCAAGGGAAGTGGTCAAGATAGCCCTAGAGCACAATGCCGCGGCCGTAATTCTGGTTCATAACCATCCCTCCGGTGACCCGGAGCCCAGCCAAGCCGATCGAACCCTTACGACCACACTCAAGAACGCTCTCAACTTGGTTGGTACCCGGATATTGGATCATGTGGTGGTGGGTCATGAAGGTTGTGTTTCGTTAGCAGAACGAGGTTATCTGTAA
- a CDS encoding HNH endonuclease: MLDSLEICRLLEGHGCSLKYKEKAYARGYEHPALEYPLFVKHKAIGAVGLQPLVLHPAYRKSVHWEQIKALTQGAPNENYKSTSLEVFPRALDSTSNTGIAVNCADDEDLRSLFAVLTGESTAFEQGLEDEFSLIEIFEQSSFGQQIESTEREAIIRARVGQSVYRQALLKHWQGCAVSGIALASMLRASHIKPWRDATYLERLDPFNGLLLTPNLDQAFDQGLISFTDEGDIIIAQTLTAELQRALGITPQCRLRSLHDRHLNYLAWHREHVFSG, encoded by the coding sequence ATGCTCGATTCGCTGGAAATTTGCAGGCTTCTGGAAGGCCATGGTTGCAGCTTGAAGTACAAAGAAAAGGCCTACGCTAGAGGCTATGAGCACCCTGCACTTGAGTACCCGCTATTCGTCAAGCATAAAGCTATCGGCGCCGTCGGACTCCAACCATTGGTTTTGCACCCGGCATACCGCAAGTCAGTGCATTGGGAGCAAATCAAGGCATTGACGCAGGGCGCTCCCAATGAGAACTATAAAAGCACCAGCCTGGAAGTATTTCCGCGCGCGCTCGACTCAACCAGCAATACAGGTATTGCGGTCAATTGTGCGGATGATGAAGACTTGCGCAGCCTGTTCGCAGTGCTTACCGGCGAATCGACGGCCTTCGAGCAAGGTTTGGAAGATGAATTCAGCCTGATTGAGATATTCGAGCAATCATCATTTGGGCAGCAAATTGAGAGTACCGAGCGCGAAGCCATTATTCGAGCGCGGGTAGGACAAAGCGTTTATCGCCAAGCTCTGCTCAAGCATTGGCAAGGTTGCGCTGTTAGCGGTATAGCGCTTGCTTCCATGTTGCGTGCTTCTCACATCAAGCCTTGGCGTGACGCGACGTATCTGGAGCGCCTCGATCCCTTTAACGGACTGCTTCTGACGCCCAACCTGGATCAAGCCTTTGACCAGGGGCTGATCAGCTTCACCGACGAGGGCGATATTATTATTGCGCAAACCTTGACCGCTGAACTGCAACGGGCACTTGGTATTACCCCGCAATGCCGATTGCGTAGCCTACATGACCGTCATTTGAACTACTTGGCCTGGCATCGCGAGCACGTATTCAGTGGCTAG
- a CDS encoding WYL domain-containing protein: MKRKQTIAQVRWDLALRYRLIETVAWWEGRLTTVHLTQSFGISRQQASKDINTYITEHAPKNLTYDRQIKGYVPSKQFKPLFIDDSASAYLHLLYQNNARAPHVEGLALAYAHTKVLEVPDRSIKAEILRPLLKACREHLRLDIDYVSLNSPEPEGRTIAPHTLVYTGMRWHVRAYCEKNREYRDFVLSRLRGVPELMDGETENGLSDDDQWNSEVNVIIKPDERLTLMQKAIIEGDFGMVDGRLQIPCRQALVKYVLQRYQIDPKNMDPKPEAQQIVVENLKELKPWLYD; this comes from the coding sequence ATGAAACGCAAGCAAACCATCGCGCAGGTCCGTTGGGACCTCGCCCTTCGCTATCGTCTGATTGAAACCGTCGCGTGGTGGGAAGGCCGGCTGACCACGGTGCACTTGACGCAGAGTTTCGGCATCAGCCGTCAGCAGGCATCCAAGGACATCAACACCTACATCACCGAGCATGCGCCTAAAAACCTTACATATGATCGACAGATCAAGGGGTACGTGCCGAGTAAACAGTTCAAGCCACTGTTCATCGACGACAGCGCCAGCGCATACCTGCACCTGCTTTACCAGAACAATGCTCGAGCGCCACACGTCGAGGGGCTGGCGTTGGCCTACGCCCATACCAAAGTACTGGAGGTGCCTGATCGCTCGATCAAGGCCGAGATACTGCGCCCACTGCTCAAGGCTTGCCGGGAGCATCTACGCCTGGACATCGACTACGTTTCGCTCAACAGTCCCGAACCTGAAGGGCGAACCATTGCACCGCATACGCTGGTTTACACAGGCATGCGCTGGCATGTGCGCGCCTACTGCGAAAAAAACCGCGAGTACCGGGACTTTGTACTGAGCCGACTGCGTGGGGTTCCTGAACTGATGGACGGCGAGACCGAGAATGGCCTCTCGGACGACGACCAATGGAATAGCGAAGTCAATGTCATCATCAAGCCCGATGAACGCCTGACGCTGATGCAGAAAGCGATAATCGAAGGGGATTTCGGGATGGTCGATGGGCGACTGCAGATTCCCTGCCGCCAGGCGCTGGTCAAGTACGTGTTGCAGCGCTATCAAATTGATCCAAAGAACATGGACCCGAAACCTGAGGCGCAACAGATCGTGGTGGAGAACCTGAAGGAGTTGAAACCCTGGCTGTATGACTGA
- a CDS encoding DEAD/DEAH box helicase, whose translation MLKRFLKGIGLQPNSAVENTEPVFSIEEQGICYPLSLAEKTESWPLASYLDQLEEEEFVSQLSDRWLLTWDELYRLLDEPEHLTSLPLLGLPPQTALIPQLSSQGSLASDDFKVSVSGWRDPQSNANVQVQRTGAIVQYHGTTEILPETCWKLTGAVRQLYLAQQNEPGEVTNQIGWASIRKLARKTGAGMDGFLNKTVVIKPESLRLNPRKSTVGDTPVIELQPSFEGQPANWLESFDGANQVQDRYRVTGDDGSLTHVLIEPEVKSVLDYVRSLPGRRVAGDDALSFVRNPYSALGESAAQVLDVETYEDELAEAGIFFHRFHLEPKLDEAGQRIEQVNLTLEPISPTPQAPIEVEFKAAYELAPLVHELQLKLAAGMPAGFWQGYELELSDFDLRQLAGISDLLKRWQNEAAGIEFDSVLNLSLYGDRVTGIGEAEKITSPFLVKEATENWLPKDVAALGIDAEILGRWDPSDRAQFDAFEQRLDEARAAGDETVCLPESETPLSIAAAEQLFDAWSKKIAPVETGLVQQQEKVGRAVLQIGHNIDEPTYVQIRQAALRAALDATPELPGLLKPEVVLREHQLQGVAWLQHLFRLSPSDVSGCLLADDMGLGKTIQLLTFLVWYLEQYPEDQPTLIVAPVSLLDNWERELHRFFFADALPVLKLYGSALSAVKFRKEEIPADLKAKGIKNLLRPGWMGGARIVLTTYETLRDQEFSLARQQWSIVVCDEAQKLKNPAALVTQAIKAIPARFRVACTGTPVENTLIDLWCLFDFIQPGFLGGLNQFGREYQRPIEAALERDKVALERLRGLIDPQTLRRTKQDIAKDLPAKIEDTACRSLSMHALQRNLYLSEISAYSQKQQIEEQLDQKTSGMLGLLHKLKLICAHPYCVQPDKRLRDNSPKLQWLMQTLESIKRAGNGDKVIVFTELRDIQRELQHSIQEHFGFRATVINGDTSTSSQSANSRQKLIDQFQELHGFAVIILSTIAVGFGVNVQAANHVIHFTRCWNPAKEDQATDRAYRIGQEKDVYVYYPTVRDASMPTFEATLDELLSKRRALARDMLSGASDIQASDFEALLAAR comes from the coding sequence CTATCGGCTGCTCGATGAGCCAGAGCACTTAACAAGTCTGCCGCTATTGGGGTTGCCGCCACAGACAGCCCTTATCCCTCAATTGAGCAGCCAAGGCAGTCTTGCCTCCGACGATTTCAAAGTCTCCGTCAGTGGATGGCGTGATCCGCAGTCCAATGCCAATGTACAGGTGCAGCGTACGGGGGCCATCGTTCAGTATCACGGCACCACGGAGATTCTGCCTGAGACGTGCTGGAAGTTGACCGGTGCGGTACGGCAGCTTTATCTGGCTCAACAAAATGAGCCAGGTGAAGTGACTAACCAGATCGGCTGGGCCAGCATTAGAAAACTGGCGCGCAAGACGGGTGCCGGTATGGATGGTTTCCTGAATAAGACCGTCGTAATCAAACCCGAAAGTCTGCGACTCAACCCACGAAAATCGACGGTAGGTGACACACCGGTTATCGAACTGCAACCAAGCTTCGAAGGCCAGCCGGCAAACTGGCTTGAGAGTTTTGACGGTGCCAATCAGGTTCAGGATCGATACCGGGTGACCGGTGATGATGGTTCGCTGACCCACGTCCTGATTGAGCCTGAAGTCAAATCTGTATTGGACTATGTGCGCTCGTTGCCCGGGCGTCGGGTCGCGGGCGACGATGCCCTTTCTTTCGTCCGCAACCCTTACAGCGCACTCGGCGAAAGTGCCGCACAAGTGCTGGATGTCGAGACCTATGAAGACGAACTCGCCGAGGCCGGAATTTTCTTTCATCGCTTTCATCTGGAGCCCAAGCTGGATGAAGCAGGACAGCGCATCGAGCAGGTAAACCTGACACTCGAACCGATCTCGCCAACCCCGCAAGCGCCCATCGAAGTTGAGTTCAAAGCGGCCTATGAACTCGCGCCGCTCGTGCATGAATTGCAACTGAAATTGGCCGCTGGAATGCCTGCGGGTTTCTGGCAGGGTTATGAGCTGGAACTCAGCGATTTTGATTTGCGCCAGTTGGCAGGTATCAGCGACCTGCTTAAGCGTTGGCAAAATGAAGCGGCCGGTATTGAGTTCGACTCGGTCCTGAACCTGTCTCTTTACGGCGACCGTGTGACTGGCATCGGGGAAGCGGAAAAAATTACTTCGCCTTTCCTCGTCAAAGAGGCGACTGAGAACTGGTTGCCGAAGGATGTGGCTGCGCTGGGCATTGACGCAGAAATCCTTGGGCGTTGGGATCCTTCCGACCGCGCTCAATTTGATGCGTTTGAGCAGCGACTGGACGAAGCTCGCGCTGCCGGAGATGAAACGGTTTGCTTGCCGGAGTCCGAAACACCGCTCTCGATTGCCGCCGCCGAGCAACTGTTTGATGCCTGGTCCAAGAAGATCGCCCCTGTCGAGACCGGCCTTGTCCAGCAACAGGAAAAGGTTGGCCGAGCTGTACTGCAAATCGGCCACAACATTGACGAACCGACCTACGTTCAGATTCGTCAGGCAGCCTTACGCGCCGCTTTGGACGCAACGCCAGAGTTGCCTGGCTTGCTCAAGCCTGAAGTCGTCTTGCGTGAGCACCAGCTTCAAGGCGTCGCGTGGTTGCAGCATTTGTTCCGCTTGTCCCCCTCTGACGTATCGGGTTGCCTGCTCGCAGATGACATGGGGCTTGGAAAAACGATCCAGTTGCTCACCTTCCTGGTCTGGTACCTGGAACAGTACCCAGAGGACCAGCCAACACTGATCGTCGCCCCTGTCTCGTTGCTCGATAACTGGGAGCGAGAGCTTCACCGGTTCTTTTTCGCTGATGCATTGCCAGTGCTGAAGCTGTATGGCTCAGCCTTGAGTGCGGTGAAGTTCAGGAAAGAAGAAATCCCTGCCGACTTAAAAGCAAAAGGCATCAAGAATTTGCTGCGCCCAGGTTGGATGGGCGGCGCCCGAATCGTCCTGACGACTTACGAGACACTTCGCGATCAGGAGTTTTCCCTGGCGCGCCAGCAGTGGTCGATCGTCGTGTGCGATGAAGCACAGAAGCTGAAGAACCCCGCAGCACTGGTTACTCAGGCGATCAAAGCCATTCCCGCACGGTTTCGGGTGGCGTGCACCGGTACGCCTGTCGAGAACACCCTGATCGATCTCTGGTGTCTGTTTGACTTCATCCAGCCAGGTTTTCTGGGCGGTTTGAACCAGTTCGGTCGTGAGTATCAACGCCCAATCGAAGCCGCGTTGGAGCGTGATAAGGTTGCCTTGGAGCGCCTGCGTGGGCTTATCGACCCGCAGACTTTGCGCAGAACCAAGCAGGACATTGCCAAGGACCTGCCTGCCAAAATCGAAGACACGGCATGCCGTTCACTGAGCATGCATGCCTTGCAGCGCAATCTGTACCTGTCCGAAATTTCCGCATACAGCCAGAAACAGCAGATCGAAGAACAGCTCGATCAAAAGACCTCCGGCATGCTCGGGTTGCTGCACAAGCTCAAGCTCATTTGTGCTCACCCTTACTGCGTTCAGCCAGACAAGCGACTGCGCGACAACTCGCCGAAGTTGCAGTGGTTGATGCAGACGCTTGAGTCGATCAAAAGAGCAGGAAACGGTGACAAGGTCATTGTTTTTACCGAATTGCGCGATATCCAGCGGGAATTGCAGCACTCGATCCAGGAGCATTTCGGGTTTCGGGCGACTGTCATCAACGGCGATACCAGTACCAGCAGTCAGAGCGCCAATAGTCGGCAGAAGCTGATTGACCAATTTCAGGAGCTGCACGGTTTTGCTGTGATTATTTTGTCTACTATTGCGGTCGGGTTTGGGGTGAACGTGCAGGCGGCCAACCACGTCATTCACTTCACTCGTTGCTGGAACCCGGCCAAGGAAGATCAAGCGACGGATCGGGCTTACCGAATTGGGCAGGAGAAGGACGTGTACGTGTACTACCCGACGGTTCGGGATGCATCGATGCCGACATTTGAGGCGACGCTGGATGAGTTGCTGAGCAAACGACGGGCGTTGGCGCGGGATATGTTGAGTGGGGCTTCGGATATCCAGGCTTCGGACTTCGAGGCGTTGTTGGCCGCGCGCTGA
- a CDS encoding DNA helicase — protein sequence MSNERVIHPPLLEHAKLRQPLTAGEQQVFQMFNQSLTPDWEIYIQPHLNGLRPDFVLLNPKVGIAVFEVKDWNLNAMRYFTKLDEWGHPTLWAEKDGKEFCLQSENPVTKVNLYKKEIFDLYCPRIQSERGWATITAGVIFPFARAEQVKGLLSPFLKTKQGDEHAKYQPVTGFSEISTGNMELVFPEASRSHSFLMSENLAKDLRGWLVEPDFSSTQRAPLTLDRNQRSLAETRTESGYRRIKGPAGSGKSLVLAARAARLANEGKSVLVATFNITLWHYLRDLIVRDLNAPKRIRNVRFTHFHLWCKHVCYEAGWEQRYDALWANGREDVLNTELPLLAAEGVMQPGASRYDAILVDEGQDYRPLWWDVLRKACKPSGEMLLVADATQDIYGTAKAWTDDVMKGAGFPGGRWAQLSVSYRLPPDALNLARSFAEMFLPEDVVDLPQPEQGSLDLYPCHLRWVQCSPENAKVVCSDEILALMHQTGKNGLANADITMLTGNMASGAEVVSRLNEYNIRAVDTFGSDHRRRKMGFYMGDAKIKATTLHSFKGWESRLLVVYVTEAANAQSLALVYAGLTRLKRSQEGSWLTVVCSAPELNSFGTYFPDHAIGG from the coding sequence ATGTCTAATGAAAGAGTGATCCATCCGCCCTTGCTTGAGCACGCAAAATTAAGGCAGCCACTGACCGCTGGCGAGCAACAGGTTTTTCAGATGTTCAACCAGAGTCTTACGCCCGATTGGGAGATTTACATTCAGCCCCATTTGAATGGCTTACGCCCGGATTTCGTTCTGTTGAATCCGAAGGTTGGCATCGCGGTGTTCGAGGTGAAAGACTGGAACCTGAACGCCATGAGGTACTTCACAAAGTTGGATGAATGGGGACATCCGACGCTCTGGGCTGAGAAGGACGGAAAAGAGTTCTGCCTCCAGAGCGAGAATCCTGTCACCAAGGTAAATCTTTATAAGAAGGAAATTTTCGACCTTTATTGCCCACGTATTCAGTCAGAGAGAGGATGGGCAACCATTACCGCGGGAGTCATCTTCCCTTTCGCACGAGCGGAGCAGGTCAAAGGCCTCCTGTCTCCTTTCTTAAAGACTAAGCAAGGTGACGAGCACGCAAAATATCAACCAGTCACCGGTTTCAGCGAAATTTCAACAGGAAATATGGAGCTCGTATTCCCGGAAGCCAGCCGCAGCCACTCCTTTCTCATGTCAGAAAATTTGGCCAAAGATCTACGCGGTTGGCTTGTCGAGCCGGACTTCTCATCGACGCAAAGGGCGCCTCTGACCTTGGATCGTAACCAGCGGTCTTTAGCCGAAACTCGCACTGAATCCGGCTATCGTCGGATCAAAGGGCCGGCAGGCTCGGGGAAGTCCCTAGTGCTTGCGGCACGTGCCGCGAGGCTTGCTAACGAAGGCAAGTCTGTACTGGTCGCTACTTTCAACATCACGCTTTGGCATTATTTACGTGACCTCATCGTTCGCGACCTCAATGCACCAAAACGGATAAGGAATGTTCGATTCACTCACTTCCATTTGTGGTGCAAGCATGTCTGTTATGAAGCGGGATGGGAGCAGAGGTATGACGCTCTGTGGGCCAACGGCCGAGAGGATGTTCTGAATACCGAATTGCCACTTTTGGCAGCAGAAGGTGTCATGCAGCCAGGAGCTTCACGATACGATGCCATTCTTGTTGACGAAGGGCAGGATTATCGCCCGCTGTGGTGGGATGTATTGCGCAAGGCCTGCAAACCGAGCGGAGAGATGCTCTTGGTCGCAGATGCGACGCAAGACATTTACGGCACTGCTAAAGCGTGGACAGATGACGTGATGAAGGGAGCCGGATTCCCAGGGGGACGCTGGGCGCAACTTAGTGTCAGCTACAGATTGCCTCCAGATGCGTTAAACCTTGCACGAAGTTTTGCGGAGATGTTCCTTCCTGAAGATGTCGTCGATTTACCGCAGCCAGAGCAAGGATCACTTGATCTGTACCCGTGCCACCTTCGCTGGGTGCAATGTAGCCCGGAGAATGCCAAGGTCGTTTGTTCGGACGAAATCCTCGCCCTGATGCATCAGACCGGAAAGAACGGTTTGGCCAATGCTGACATCACCATGCTGACCGGAAATATGGCATCTGGGGCCGAGGTGGTAAGTCGTCTCAATGAATACAATATTCGGGCTGTTGATACGTTTGGTTCTGACCATCGCCGCAGGAAGATGGGCTTTTATATGGGCGATGCCAAGATCAAGGCAACCACCTTGCATAGCTTCAAGGGATGGGAGTCTCGCCTACTGGTCGTCTATGTGACAGAGGCTGCAAATGCGCAAAGCTTGGCGCTAGTCTACGCAGGCCTGACGCGGCTGAAGCGGAGCCAAGAAGGAAGCTGGCTGACGGTCGTTTGTTCCGCGCCTGAACTGAACAGTTTCGGAACGTATTTCCCAGACCATGCTATTGGCGGCTAA
- a CDS encoding restriction endonuclease: protein MAVDLRDNTNLKAACEAVLAHNRELPWYQNWLKKLSEFLRKVQDADQEEFCSPAFQELLWESEVITTTGMGTVNVSEVIADPRVAECLWNLRASLKTVDAHLHDQVLKEGWRELNQLVAPPAVRRNPRLKKYRLFAALCPTELTTLAHYPKLRTLASLIGVGGSERDLSLHQGVLERLNDVLGNREEGLSTPSLERMTLPWLLYMKFVQEQEAEATEIADPSTGQERLNPLPAERRRRGMLAIGGGIATIRAIIEFAKEGCKREDLVEHMRSINPSHATSSIRTQLNSLIAEWGVLRAQGEEIHLTPRGEGLLETGEPDEVSDWLLTRVLGVDHMLFALRSGPMSVSAMNEALRKVNPGWTSDRALTSLTFWLRALQLVETRADKLQHLTELGETWAAQIYWEPQSLAPEAGSVAASVVPSSEEAAPFERPSLETILRSFPEDIAFPISLVARLDAGLWSHQRRHFAVLTGLSGAGKTVLARGYALALHEGQTHPAEGLLTVPVQPGWHDPSCLLGYVNPLNSESYVRTAFVDFLLRASADSERPYTVVLDEMNLSHPEQYLAPLLSAMETGDHIELHAQDNDISGVPATIMYPSNLVIIGTVNMDETTHGLSDKVLDRAAVIEFWDIDVEAFPGWKTSALAEEQVVRVRDTLKGLVKALRPARLHFGWRTIHDVIGYIEQAERGGVIDFDTALDQAIYAKVLPKLRGEDTPRVQAAFADTSTLLRDMRLADSAAKVAELQDDLRSLGSARFWR from the coding sequence GTGGCGGTAGATCTGAGGGACAACACAAATCTGAAGGCCGCCTGCGAGGCGGTATTGGCTCACAATCGCGAACTGCCCTGGTATCAGAACTGGCTGAAAAAGCTGTCGGAGTTCCTTCGTAAGGTACAAGACGCTGATCAGGAGGAGTTTTGTAGTCCAGCGTTTCAAGAGCTGCTGTGGGAAAGTGAGGTTATTACTACAACGGGCATGGGCACGGTCAATGTGTCAGAGGTGATTGCCGATCCTAGAGTCGCCGAATGCCTTTGGAATCTTCGGGCATCGCTAAAAACTGTTGACGCTCACCTTCATGATCAGGTGCTCAAGGAAGGCTGGCGCGAGTTGAATCAACTCGTCGCTCCACCCGCTGTGCGGCGTAACCCTCGGCTCAAAAAGTATCGTCTCTTCGCCGCGTTGTGCCCAACAGAACTGACCACACTCGCTCACTATCCCAAATTGCGTACTTTGGCGTCGTTGATAGGCGTCGGAGGTTCGGAGCGTGATCTTTCTCTGCACCAGGGCGTACTTGAACGCTTGAACGATGTTTTGGGTAATCGGGAAGAAGGGCTATCAACACCGTCGCTGGAGCGTATGACCCTGCCTTGGCTGCTCTATATGAAATTCGTCCAGGAGCAGGAAGCCGAAGCCACGGAAATCGCTGACCCCAGCACGGGCCAGGAGCGTCTAAATCCTTTACCTGCTGAGCGCCGACGCCGCGGCATGCTAGCCATTGGTGGTGGTATCGCGACCATCCGAGCGATCATTGAGTTCGCCAAAGAGGGGTGCAAACGAGAGGACCTGGTGGAGCACATGCGCTCGATCAACCCAAGTCACGCGACCTCAAGCATCCGAACGCAACTCAACTCACTCATTGCCGAATGGGGCGTGCTGCGGGCTCAAGGCGAGGAGATCCATCTGACACCGCGAGGTGAGGGTCTGCTGGAGACAGGCGAGCCTGATGAAGTATCGGACTGGCTGCTGACTCGGGTACTCGGTGTTGATCATATGCTCTTTGCATTGCGCAGCGGCCCAATGTCCGTCAGTGCGATGAATGAGGCGTTGAGAAAGGTGAACCCCGGGTGGACCAGCGACCGAGCATTGACCAGCCTGACCTTTTGGCTGCGTGCCCTGCAACTGGTCGAAACCAGAGCAGACAAACTGCAGCACTTGACCGAGCTTGGCGAAACCTGGGCAGCGCAAATCTACTGGGAACCCCAATCGCTTGCTCCGGAGGCGGGGAGCGTTGCAGCCAGCGTAGTGCCATCCAGTGAAGAGGCAGCGCCATTCGAGCGCCCCTCGCTGGAAACCATCCTGCGTAGTTTCCCGGAAGATATCGCCTTTCCGATCAGCCTGGTTGCCCGCCTTGATGCCGGACTGTGGAGTCATCAGCGCCGTCACTTCGCGGTGCTCACCGGGCTCAGCGGTGCCGGTAAGACGGTACTGGCGCGGGGGTACGCGCTTGCGTTGCACGAGGGGCAAACCCACCCCGCAGAGGGACTGCTGACGGTTCCCGTGCAGCCTGGTTGGCATGATCCCTCTTGCCTGCTGGGTTACGTCAATCCATTGAATAGCGAGAGCTACGTACGCACGGCATTCGTCGATTTCCTGCTGAGAGCCAGTGCCGACTCCGAGCGTCCATACACGGTTGTGCTGGACGAAATGAACCTGTCGCACCCGGAGCAATATTTGGCGCCGCTGCTTTCTGCCATGGAGACAGGTGATCACATTGAGCTCCATGCTCAGGACAATGATATCAGCGGTGTGCCGGCGACCATCATGTACCCGAGCAATCTGGTTATCATCGGCACCGTCAATATGGATGAAACGACACATGGTCTGAGCGACAAGGTGCTCGATCGGGCGGCAGTGATCGAGTTCTGGGATATCGATGTTGAAGCGTTCCCTGGCTGGAAAACCAGCGCGTTGGCCGAGGAACAAGTTGTTAGAGTGCGCGACACGCTCAAAGGGTTGGTCAAGGCCTTGCGCCCGGCACGCCTGCATTTTGGCTGGCGGACGATCCATGATGTTATCGGCTATATCGAGCAGGCCGAACGCGGTGGTGTGATTGACTTCGATACAGCATTGGATCAAGCCATCTACGCCAAAGTCCTGCCCAAACTTCGCGGTGAAGACACGCCGCGGGTCCAGGCCGCCTTCGCGGACACCAGCACCTTGTTGCGGGATATGAGGCTGGCGGACTCGGCAGCCAAAGTCGCCGAATTGCAGGATGATTTGCGCTCTCTGGGTTCCGCCCGGTTCTGGCGCTGA